The following coding sequences lie in one Fuerstiella sp. genomic window:
- the nadC gene encoding carboxylating nicotinate-nucleotide diphosphorylase, which produces MAVDIDKLQVPEVLIAQALTEDLQESGDLTSEATIPASSTATVNVVSREFGTLSGSVLIGPIYTALAERITLPSCHIQLFMEEGDQLEPNSVIGSVTGPIHALLAGERTVLNFLTHLSGIASLTAKFVELVRGSSADVLDTRKTLPGYRSLQKYAVRCGGGLNHRMGLYDGILIKDNHLAARGDHSPGETVTAARKFLSCGNLNLPVEVEVDSLDQLRDVLTVSPDIVLLDNMKTSELQQAVSIRDAVSPPTLLEASGGVTLQNIGCIAGTGVDRISIGCLTHSAPALDIGYDWPETELRIDQ; this is translated from the coding sequence ATGGCTGTTGATATCGACAAACTTCAAGTCCCTGAAGTGTTGATTGCGCAGGCACTGACAGAAGATCTTCAGGAATCAGGTGACCTCACCAGCGAGGCCACTATTCCTGCATCGTCCACAGCAACGGTCAATGTTGTGTCTCGCGAATTCGGCACACTCAGCGGCTCTGTGCTCATCGGACCAATCTACACGGCACTGGCCGAACGAATAACGTTACCCTCCTGTCATATTCAGCTTTTCATGGAAGAGGGAGATCAACTCGAACCGAATTCAGTGATTGGAAGCGTGACCGGACCGATTCACGCGTTGCTGGCCGGTGAAAGAACGGTACTAAATTTCCTGACTCACCTGAGTGGCATCGCGAGTTTGACAGCGAAATTCGTCGAACTGGTTCGAGGCAGTTCTGCAGACGTCCTGGACACACGAAAGACACTGCCCGGTTACCGATCCCTGCAAAAATACGCTGTGCGCTGTGGCGGAGGATTAAACCACCGCATGGGGCTTTACGACGGTATCCTTATTAAAGATAACCATCTGGCCGCCCGAGGTGACCACAGCCCCGGTGAAACTGTCACGGCAGCACGCAAATTTCTTTCCTGTGGAAACCTGAACCTCCCGGTGGAGGTAGAAGTCGATTCACTTGATCAGCTTCGCGATGTGCTGACGGTCAGTCCGGACATCGTTTTACTCGACAATATGAAAACATCTGAATTGCAGCAGGCGGTCTCAATTCGCGATGCAGTGTCACCACCGACACTGCTTGAGGCATCCGGCGGGGTTACTCTTCAGAACATTGGCTGTATCGCCGGAACAGGTGTCGACCGAATCAGTATTGGGTGCCTTACGCATTCTGCACCGGCACTGGACATTGGCTACGACTGGCCTGAGACAGAATTGAGAATCGACCAGTGA
- the rpsU gene encoding 30S ribosomal protein S21 has protein sequence MVKLRLRDNENVNDAVKRFRKLVEHAGIKKEMRKREFFEKPSDEARRNRRRAQMRARRAQTQPVIGR, from the coding sequence GTGGTTAAGCTGCGTTTGCGCGACAATGAAAATGTAAATGATGCTGTTAAGCGGTTTCGGAAGCTGGTTGAACACGCCGGAATCAAGAAGGAAATGCGCAAGCGCGAATTCTTCGAAAAGCCCAGTGATGAGGCCCGCCGTAATCGTCGTCGCGCACAAATGCGTGCTCGAAGAGCTCAGACGCAGCCTGTGATCGGTCGTTGA
- a CDS encoding sulfatase, whose translation MSYVVPLLLCSFMTVPVSGSVSATPPNIVLIISDDQAWTDYGFMGHPTIRTPHLDRLASRSALFRRGYVPTALCRPSLATLATGLYAHRHGITGNDPVRLQSATPKEFNQLRADLISKIDRVPTLPRLLRESGYRSHQSGKWWEGNFRRGGFTHGMTRGFPRPGGRHGDDGLEIGRQGLSPVLDFIDESVAEQTPFFVWYAPFLPHEPHNPPERFLEKYRASNRPIELSRYFAMCEWFDETCGELVDHIQLQGITERTLIIYVTDNGWIQRTPHTHVPDGWKTHFAPRSKQSPNEGGIRTPVMLCWPGMIEPAERPELVSSLDLVPTMLAAAGMETLPSMSGISLLPLVTESQLLKRDKIFGEGFAHDIVDPGNLQETLLYRWVIQNRWKLILRYDGKVTRYRAVHEQTARGPELFDLHADPHEENNVAADHPQLVAGLAEKIANWWKVDEGSVRTTP comes from the coding sequence ATGAGCTATGTCGTTCCCTTGTTGCTGTGTAGTTTTATGACTGTGCCTGTTTCGGGATCGGTCAGTGCAACGCCACCAAATATCGTGTTGATCATCAGCGATGACCAGGCATGGACGGACTATGGATTTATGGGGCACCCCACGATCCGTACTCCGCATCTGGATCGGTTGGCATCACGCAGTGCGTTGTTTCGACGAGGCTATGTTCCCACTGCATTGTGCAGGCCTTCTCTGGCAACACTGGCGACGGGACTGTATGCCCATCGCCACGGGATTACCGGTAACGACCCGGTCCGCCTGCAGTCCGCGACTCCGAAGGAGTTCAATCAGTTACGAGCGGACCTGATTTCCAAAATCGATCGCGTTCCAACATTACCCCGATTGCTCAGAGAATCCGGATATCGCAGTCATCAAAGCGGGAAATGGTGGGAAGGCAACTTTCGTCGGGGCGGTTTTACTCACGGAATGACGCGTGGATTTCCCCGGCCCGGCGGGCGGCATGGTGATGATGGACTGGAAATCGGGCGGCAGGGACTCTCGCCGGTACTGGATTTTATTGATGAATCGGTGGCAGAACAAACTCCGTTTTTTGTCTGGTATGCACCGTTTCTTCCCCATGAACCACACAATCCACCCGAGCGATTTCTGGAAAAATATCGTGCTTCGAATCGTCCGATCGAGCTGTCCAGGTATTTCGCCATGTGCGAATGGTTTGATGAAACCTGTGGCGAACTGGTTGATCATATTCAGCTTCAGGGAATCACAGAACGCACATTGATCATTTACGTCACCGACAACGGCTGGATTCAGCGAACTCCACATACACACGTTCCGGATGGATGGAAAACCCACTTTGCACCCAGGTCGAAACAGTCACCGAATGAGGGCGGAATCCGTACACCGGTGATGCTGTGCTGGCCTGGCATGATCGAACCTGCTGAACGTCCTGAATTGGTGAGCAGTCTCGACCTGGTCCCGACTATGCTGGCCGCTGCCGGTATGGAAACCCTTCCGTCAATGTCAGGAATCAGTCTGTTGCCTCTCGTTACCGAATCACAACTACTGAAGCGTGATAAGATCTTTGGAGAGGGATTTGCTCACGATATTGTCGATCCGGGTAACCTGCAGGAGACCCTCCTCTATCGCTGGGTCATTCAGAACAGGTGGAAATTGATCCTCAGGTACGACGGGAAAGTGACTCGCTACCGGGCGGTTCATGAACAGACTGCCCGCGGTCCGGAACTGTTCGATCTTCATGCTGATCCGCATGAAGAAAACAACGTCGCTGCTGATCATCCACAACTCGTAGCCGGACTGGCCGAAAAAATTGCAAACTGGTGGAAGGTAGACGAGGGAAGTGTTCGAACCACGCCCTGA
- a CDS encoding NAD-dependent epimerase produces MSKILVTGAAGFIGMHTSRVLLERGDTVVGLDNLNDYYSVQLKKDRLELLSPNPNFIFTEAAVEDRDAMSRIFAEHQFDTVIHLAAQAGVRYSLENPHAYVDSNLVGFVNILEECRRHNTGHLVYASSSSVYGANPGIPFRVSDRVDHPLSLYAATKKSNELMAHCYSHLFGLPATGLRFFTVYGPWGRPDMALWLFTEAITNGRPINVFNHGKMKRDFTFVDDIVEGVVRISDQVPEPDSDSDSSAPYRVYNIGNNQPVELMRLISCVEDCLGIEAEKIMLPMQPGDVTATFADVDSLQEAVGFRPSTAIETGVRRFVEWYREYHQA; encoded by the coding sequence ATGTCGAAGATTCTGGTCACCGGAGCCGCAGGATTCATTGGAATGCACACGTCCCGTGTATTGCTCGAACGGGGCGATACCGTTGTTGGACTCGACAACCTTAACGATTATTACTCAGTACAGCTCAAGAAGGATCGGCTGGAACTGTTGTCACCGAACCCGAATTTCATATTCACTGAAGCTGCTGTGGAAGACCGGGATGCGATGAGTCGCATCTTTGCAGAACATCAGTTCGACACGGTGATCCATCTGGCTGCCCAGGCGGGTGTGCGTTACTCGCTGGAGAATCCGCATGCTTATGTGGATTCTAATCTGGTTGGTTTTGTGAATATCCTTGAAGAATGCCGTCGGCACAACACCGGTCATCTGGTCTATGCATCTTCCAGTTCCGTCTACGGAGCCAACCCCGGTATTCCATTTCGGGTAAGCGATCGAGTAGATCATCCGCTGAGTTTGTACGCTGCCACAAAAAAATCCAACGAACTCATGGCCCACTGCTACAGTCACCTGTTTGGCCTGCCGGCGACCGGTCTGCGGTTCTTCACGGTCTATGGCCCATGGGGCCGTCCGGACATGGCACTTTGGCTGTTTACTGAGGCGATCACTAACGGCCGTCCGATCAACGTGTTCAATCATGGTAAAATGAAGCGTGATTTCACCTTTGTGGATGACATTGTTGAAGGAGTGGTGCGAATCAGTGATCAGGTTCCGGAACCGGATTCAGACAGCGACTCGTCAGCCCCCTATCGTGTTTACAACATCGGAAACAATCAGCCCGTCGAATTGATGCGGCTGATCAGCTGTGTAGAAGACTGCCTGGGGATTGAGGCCGAAAAAATCATGCTACCCATGCAGCCCGGGGATGTGACAGCGACATTCGCTGATGTGGATAGCCTGCAGGAAGCCGTTGGGTTCCGTCCTTCAACCGCGATTGAAACGGGCGTACGGCGGTTTGTTGAATGGTACCGCGAATATCACCAGGCATAG
- a CDS encoding SDR family oxidoreductase: protein MSTVLVTGGAGFLGSHLCDRLIERGDEVICLDNFFTGKRRNIRHLIGHPDFEVIRHDIVHPVFLEVDRIFNLACPASPEAYQFNPIKTIKTSTVGMVNIMGLAKRCQARVLHASTSEVYGDPQIHPQTEEYWGHVNPIGPRSCYDEGKRIAESLLMNYHQSHGTEIRIVRIFNTYGPRMDPNDGRVISNFIRQALVGDDVTIYGDGKQTRSFCYCDDLIEGMLRMMDQDQHIGPVNIGNPIENTMLELAQAVIAATGSSSKITHHPLPEDDPQQRCPDIGRAQRWLDWQPGVSLSDGLERTIGWHKNLIKSP, encoded by the coding sequence ATGTCGACAGTGCTGGTCACTGGTGGTGCCGGTTTTCTGGGAAGTCACCTCTGCGATCGCCTCATCGAACGTGGCGATGAAGTCATCTGCCTGGACAATTTCTTTACGGGCAAACGGCGAAACATTCGGCACCTCATCGGTCACCCCGATTTTGAGGTCATCCGACACGATATTGTGCACCCGGTTTTCCTGGAAGTGGACCGTATTTTCAATCTGGCATGTCCCGCGTCTCCGGAGGCCTATCAATTCAACCCAATTAAGACGATCAAAACGTCCACGGTCGGAATGGTCAATATCATGGGACTGGCCAAACGATGTCAGGCCCGTGTGCTGCATGCTTCGACATCGGAGGTTTATGGTGATCCTCAGATCCACCCTCAAACGGAAGAGTACTGGGGACACGTGAATCCGATCGGACCCCGCAGCTGTTATGACGAAGGGAAACGAATTGCGGAGTCTCTGCTGATGAATTATCACCAGTCACACGGCACAGAAATCCGCATCGTTCGGATCTTCAATACTTACGGCCCCCGCATGGATCCGAATGACGGACGCGTCATTTCCAATTTCATCCGGCAGGCGTTAGTCGGGGATGATGTCACCATTTACGGAGATGGGAAGCAGACCCGTTCATTCTGTTATTGTGATGATCTGATTGAAGGCATGCTGCGTATGATGGATCAGGATCAGCATATCGGCCCGGTTAACATTGGTAACCCGATCGAAAACACAATGCTCGAACTGGCACAGGCCGTCATTGCTGCTACCGGCAGTTCGTCAAAGATCACGCACCATCCACTTCCCGAAGACGACCCACAACAACGTTGTCCAGACATTGGTCGAGCTCAAAGATGGCTGGACTGGCAACCTGGTGTGTCACTCAGCGACGGTCTTGAGCGGACAATTGGCTGGCACAAAAACCTGATCAAATCTCCCTGA
- a CDS encoding class I SAM-dependent methyltransferase: MDSRQEAQEYDSMDHTDVNQRFVNDYLAYACPDVDQSGKNAGLMILDLGTGTAQIPIHLSNRLTIRHTVMACDLSPRMLEIARRNIDKAGCFHAVIPMLCNARRLPVPDDSCQQLISNSIIHHIPQPADVFSELRRVAAPGAVVFFRDLLRPGTAAEADRLVNDYAGAATQHQQQMFRDSLHAALTVPEVRTILLQTGLDPNWVRQSSDRHWTIAGKMSVV; encoded by the coding sequence ATGGACTCCAGGCAGGAAGCCCAGGAATATGACAGCATGGACCACACTGATGTGAATCAGCGGTTCGTAAATGACTACCTGGCCTATGCCTGCCCCGACGTTGATCAATCCGGAAAAAATGCCGGGCTCATGATTCTGGATCTGGGAACAGGCACGGCGCAGATCCCGATCCATCTCAGCAATCGGCTTACAATTCGTCACACGGTGATGGCCTGCGACCTGTCACCGCGAATGCTGGAAATCGCCCGACGAAACATAGATAAAGCGGGGTGTTTTCACGCAGTGATTCCGATGTTGTGTAATGCCAGACGATTGCCCGTTCCTGATGACTCCTGTCAACAGTTAATTTCCAACAGCATTATCCACCACATTCCGCAACCCGCTGATGTTTTTTCAGAACTCCGTCGGGTTGCTGCTCCGGGTGCCGTTGTTTTCTTTCGGGACCTGCTGCGACCGGGCACAGCAGCAGAGGCTGATCGACTGGTGAACGATTACGCCGGAGCAGCCACACAACACCAGCAGCAGATGTTCAGGGACTCGCTGCATGCTGCACTGACCGTTCCGGAAGTCCGCACAATCCTGCTGCAAACCGGACTTGACCCGAACTGGGTACGTCAATCATCTGATCGACACTGGACGATTGCCGGAAAGATGTCGGTCGTGTAA
- a CDS encoding molybdopterin-dependent oxidoreductase: MQNTIQKKTACPRDCPDACGLIVTVDDGRVVRLQGDPDHPVTQGYICGRTTRYTDQQNSPQRLKRPLLRRSKSADPEEISWDVAFDMIAERMLRYRQESGAESILQYRCGGSLGIMKHVGDYFFERFGPVTIKSGDVCAGAGDAAQRTDFGKCDSSDVLDFHRSKTIFLWGKNVFVSSIHLIPELKAARANGAKIVLIDPVCHQTTSIADYYVQPAPGSDAAIAMGIARWLFEHNAIDTSISDYCDNVHEFRTLTHKKSLEEWAAVADLSLKELETLARAYAAGPTCSMIGWGLQRRRHGAATVRAIDALAAVSGNIGIAGGGSSFYFVRRDAFDLSFSNPHAAPRTIPEPMLGSGILSASEPAVRMAWIWAANPVAMLPDSAMVAEALRTREFTVVVDPFLTDTARCADLVLPTTTFLEEDDLIGSYGHHYLAEVNPVVEPPEGVLSDHEIFRELSRRMGISDDFDVDAGVWKRRLFTKLSGAGVAMDDFGKGAVRNPFTSDVLFDDRKFNTSTGNINLIHELHSDMTNRPMESRPKLTALSTGKSQASQWPAETQIGPAIAVVHPSTAPDFADGDQVTLTTKRGRMQVRLHFDDRQRRDVILMEKGGWYSSGRSANALIAAEATDDGQCAVYYDTPVTISRSVPPSSLNDR; encoded by the coding sequence ATGCAAAATACGATTCAGAAAAAGACCGCGTGTCCCCGTGACTGTCCGGATGCGTGCGGACTGATCGTGACCGTTGATGATGGAAGGGTCGTTCGTCTGCAGGGAGATCCGGATCACCCGGTGACTCAGGGGTATATCTGCGGGCGTACGACTCGCTACACCGATCAACAAAACTCTCCCCAACGTCTGAAGCGGCCTCTGCTGCGCCGTTCCAAAAGTGCAGATCCCGAAGAGATTTCCTGGGATGTCGCTTTTGACATGATTGCCGAACGAATGCTGCGTTACCGCCAGGAGTCCGGAGCTGAGTCAATTCTCCAGTATCGCTGTGGTGGTTCTCTGGGGATCATGAAACACGTGGGTGACTACTTCTTTGAGAGGTTCGGTCCGGTCACAATAAAGAGCGGTGACGTTTGCGCGGGCGCCGGAGATGCTGCTCAACGGACGGACTTTGGGAAATGCGACAGCAGTGACGTTCTCGACTTTCACAGGTCGAAGACCATATTTTTGTGGGGTAAGAACGTCTTTGTGAGCAGTATTCATTTGATTCCGGAACTGAAAGCTGCCCGTGCGAATGGGGCCAAAATTGTTTTGATCGACCCGGTTTGTCATCAAACGACATCCATTGCGGACTATTACGTTCAGCCGGCACCTGGTTCTGACGCGGCCATTGCCATGGGGATCGCCCGCTGGCTGTTTGAACACAATGCTATTGATACGTCTATCAGTGACTATTGCGATAATGTCCATGAATTTCGGACACTCACACACAAAAAGTCACTCGAAGAGTGGGCCGCCGTTGCCGACCTGAGTTTGAAAGAACTTGAGACGCTGGCCCGGGCGTATGCCGCCGGCCCCACATGCAGTATGATCGGATGGGGGCTGCAGAGACGCAGACACGGTGCTGCCACTGTTCGAGCAATTGATGCTTTGGCCGCTGTTTCAGGAAATATCGGAATTGCCGGCGGCGGATCATCGTTCTACTTCGTCCGCAGAGATGCGTTTGATCTGAGTTTTTCAAATCCGCATGCTGCGCCTCGTACTATTCCGGAACCGATGTTGGGCAGTGGGATTCTTTCGGCCAGTGAGCCGGCCGTTCGAATGGCCTGGATCTGGGCCGCGAATCCGGTCGCCATGTTGCCGGATTCGGCGATGGTGGCCGAAGCGCTGCGGACGCGTGAATTCACGGTTGTGGTGGATCCGTTTCTGACCGACACCGCCCGCTGCGCCGATCTGGTGCTGCCAACGACCACCTTTCTGGAGGAAGACGATCTGATTGGATCGTACGGTCATCATTATCTTGCCGAAGTGAATCCGGTTGTGGAACCACCCGAAGGCGTCCTGAGTGATCACGAAATCTTTCGGGAGCTTTCACGTCGCATGGGAATTTCGGACGATTTCGATGTGGATGCCGGGGTCTGGAAACGGCGACTGTTCACGAAACTCAGCGGAGCCGGAGTCGCCATGGACGACTTTGGAAAGGGCGCTGTCAGAAATCCGTTCACAAGTGACGTACTGTTTGATGATCGAAAATTCAATACTTCGACGGGAAACATCAACCTGATCCATGAACTGCATTCGGACATGACAAACCGTCCAATGGAGTCCCGACCGAAGCTGACAGCATTGTCGACTGGAAAATCTCAGGCGTCACAATGGCCGGCCGAGACGCAAATCGGACCGGCAATTGCGGTTGTTCATCCATCGACGGCTCCCGATTTTGCAGACGGCGACCAGGTGACACTGACAACGAAACGTGGCCGAATGCAGGTGCGGTTGCATTTTGATGATCGTCAGCGACGGGATGTCATTCTGATGGAAAAGGGCGGCTGGTATTCTTCCGGCCGCAGTGCTAATGCACTGATTGCGGCCGAAGCAACTGATGACGGGCAGTGCGCTGTCTATTATGACACACCGGTTACAATTTCGCGGTCGGTGCCGCCGTCAAGCCTTAACGACAGGTGA
- the gltX gene encoding glutamate--tRNA ligase has product MTVRTRFAPSPTGYMHIGGMRTALFNWLWARRNNGQFILRIDDTDQQRNVEEALGPILEAFRWLGLDWDEGPETGGDCGPYFQSQRREQYDAAKNKLLATQNAYLDFESPDATRQQRETAEREKRQYVSSRASLNLSAEEIQARQTAGDPHVVRFLVPRNRTVSIKDLVRGEVEWDCSLMVDPVIARNDGSPLYNFATVVDDAAMNISHVIRAEEHLSNTPFQVLIHEAFGNTTPVFAHIPFVAAPASKKKLSKRDVGKYRQQKEFRRLFELGDQVLTRIDRDAGEDGLSPVMVAFYREVGFLASGLLNALVRLGWSLDDETEIFSTAEMQNHFSLHRVVRGSAGLDPDKLMSYQTHWMSALSEEERLRGCLRFLEKAELIQPDADENTRERVRRVMELAGDRIRVFGDILSLDEFFVEDDQLKFDERNFQKRVVAREQTTDLLRKLRNEFSAGTPFLRASLHDLVQEFVKTQEIGFGAIAAPLRLCVTGKGQGADLFGTLELLGQAACLHRIDRAIGIAEAMRSE; this is encoded by the coding sequence ATGACCGTAAGAACTCGTTTCGCCCCAAGTCCTACAGGTTACATGCACATCGGCGGCATGAGAACCGCTCTGTTCAACTGGCTCTGGGCACGCCGCAATAATGGTCAGTTCATCCTGCGGATCGACGACACAGATCAGCAACGAAACGTTGAAGAAGCACTGGGACCGATTCTGGAAGCTTTTCGCTGGCTGGGGCTGGACTGGGATGAGGGTCCGGAAACGGGCGGTGACTGTGGGCCGTACTTTCAGTCTCAACGACGTGAACAGTATGACGCGGCTAAAAACAAGCTGCTGGCAACTCAAAATGCATATCTGGATTTTGAATCACCGGACGCAACCCGACAGCAGCGTGAGACTGCTGAACGCGAGAAAAGGCAGTATGTCAGCAGTCGGGCTTCACTGAATCTCTCAGCCGAAGAAATCCAGGCACGCCAAACTGCCGGAGATCCACATGTTGTGCGATTTCTGGTGCCCAGAAACAGAACGGTAAGTATCAAGGATCTTGTTCGTGGTGAAGTGGAATGGGACTGCTCACTAATGGTTGATCCTGTGATTGCCAGAAATGACGGCAGTCCGCTATACAATTTTGCCACCGTTGTCGACGACGCAGCCATGAACATCAGCCATGTCATTCGTGCTGAAGAACATCTGTCCAATACCCCATTCCAGGTTCTGATCCACGAGGCGTTCGGCAACACCACACCGGTTTTTGCTCACATTCCATTTGTTGCAGCACCGGCATCGAAAAAGAAACTGAGTAAGCGTGATGTCGGAAAGTACCGTCAGCAAAAGGAATTTCGCAGGCTTTTCGAACTCGGAGATCAGGTCCTGACACGCATTGACCGCGACGCAGGTGAAGACGGATTGTCCCCGGTGATGGTCGCCTTTTACCGAGAAGTTGGTTTTCTGGCATCCGGCCTGCTGAATGCTTTAGTGCGGCTGGGCTGGTCTCTCGACGACGAAACTGAAATCTTCTCGACCGCTGAGATGCAGAATCACTTCAGCCTGCACAGAGTCGTCAGAGGTTCGGCCGGCCTGGACCCGGACAAGCTGATGAGTTACCAGACACACTGGATGTCAGCACTGTCAGAGGAGGAACGTCTGCGGGGGTGTCTGAGATTTCTGGAAAAGGCGGAATTGATTCAGCCGGATGCTGACGAAAATACGCGGGAACGCGTCAGACGTGTGATGGAGTTGGCAGGCGATCGCATACGCGTTTTTGGAGATATCCTTTCACTCGATGAATTCTTTGTTGAAGACGACCAACTGAAATTCGACGAGAGGAACTTCCAAAAACGCGTTGTGGCCCGGGAACAGACGACTGACCTGCTCAGAAAGCTGCGTAACGAGTTCTCTGCCGGTACACCTTTCCTCAGGGCATCCCTCCACGATCTGGTCCAGGAATTCGTAAAGACACAGGAAATCGGTTTTGGTGCCATCGCAGCGCCGCTGCGTCTGTGTGTTACCGGAAAAGGGCAGGGCGCAGATCTGTTTGGAACACTGGAACTACTGGGTCAGGCAGCCTGTCTGCATCGAATTGACCGGGCGATTGGAATCGCAGAAGCAATGCGTTCTGAGTGA
- a CDS encoding sugar phosphate isomerase/epimerase — protein sequence MNCSRRTFLTTCTGGTAGLAAATSAVFATDPPKRITDSQIKLSLAAYSFDRLMVRRGTPEQLAKAQMTLETFIDFAASQGLGAVELTGYYFPQIVTEEYLISLKQRTHRLGLSISGTAIGNDFCLPDGSAREAQLKACREWIDYAAIMGAPVIRIFAGKVPAGDSEEAAIARCASGINASLRHAANRGVFLALENHGGITATSQQMLKIIERIDNSAWFGVNLDSGNFHTKDPWSDLEAIAPYAVNAQIKVMISSNGQKVPTDIDRVIRILRNAGYRGYAALEYEENEDPFKAIPRHLQTLSNAVAT from the coding sequence GTGAACTGCTCACGACGAACATTCCTGACAACATGCACAGGCGGAACCGCGGGTCTGGCAGCAGCTACGAGTGCCGTTTTTGCAACCGATCCACCAAAGCGAATAACCGATTCACAAATAAAGCTGAGTCTCGCCGCATATAGTTTTGATCGGCTGATGGTTCGGCGAGGAACTCCCGAACAGCTGGCAAAGGCGCAGATGACTCTGGAAACATTCATTGATTTCGCCGCGTCTCAGGGATTGGGAGCGGTGGAATTGACCGGTTACTACTTCCCGCAGATTGTCACCGAAGAATATCTGATCAGTCTCAAACAACGGACACATCGACTGGGGCTTTCAATTTCAGGAACCGCAATCGGCAATGATTTTTGTCTGCCGGACGGGTCCGCCAGAGAGGCTCAGCTCAAAGCGTGCCGTGAATGGATTGACTACGCGGCAATTATGGGTGCCCCCGTGATTCGTATTTTTGCCGGAAAAGTGCCTGCCGGTGACTCAGAAGAAGCAGCCATTGCCCGCTGTGCGTCCGGCATCAATGCGTCGCTCCGCCATGCTGCAAATCGTGGTGTGTTTCTGGCCCTGGAGAACCACGGAGGGATTACCGCAACGTCTCAGCAGATGCTGAAAATCATCGAGCGTATTGACAATTCTGCATGGTTCGGAGTGAATCTTGACAGCGGCAATTTTCATACGAAAGATCCCTGGTCCGATCTTGAAGCGATTGCACCTTATGCCGTGAATGCACAGATCAAGGTCATGATTTCATCAAACGGACAAAAAGTCCCGACAGACATTGACAGAGTTATCCGAATTCTTCGAAACGCCGGTTATCGCGGCTATGCTGCACTGGAGTACGAAGAGAACGAAGATCCATTTAAAGCAATTCCCCGGCATTTACAGACGTTAAGCAATGCGGTCGCCACATGA
- a CDS encoding Gfo/Idh/MocA family oxidoreductase, producing MKTIRVGIVGLGANTRLRHVPGLRACDSVEIVSVCNRRPESTQQAAGEYGIPRTFDTWQELVNDDDIDAVVIGTWPYLHCEITIAALQAGKHVLVEARMARDANEARRMFEASQKNTELVTQIVPSPFGLEVHRVVQELIQDGYVGELREVVVLGCNNSLMDPTTPLHWRQSKELSGLNMLAMGILHETLVRWVPDPVRVLAQTQIYTSKRTDASTGDSVDVSTPDSVHVLTELPGGARGIYHLSGAMHHAPPMQIRIFGSEGTLHCVCNPDDQLLGARAGDSELREISVPAEKQGSWRVEEEFIDAIRGNGVIEFTDFATGVRYMEFTEAVARSAEVGQAVQLPTGP from the coding sequence ATGAAAACAATTCGCGTGGGAATTGTGGGGCTTGGGGCCAACACTCGTTTGCGACATGTTCCTGGGTTACGTGCGTGCGACAGTGTCGAGATTGTCAGCGTTTGTAACCGTCGGCCGGAATCGACTCAACAGGCTGCCGGGGAGTACGGGATACCCCGAACGTTCGACACGTGGCAGGAACTCGTCAACGACGACGATATCGATGCTGTCGTCATTGGCACCTGGCCTTATCTGCACTGTGAGATCACCATTGCGGCACTACAGGCCGGAAAACATGTCCTCGTGGAAGCACGAATGGCTCGTGATGCCAATGAAGCTCGACGCATGTTTGAGGCCAGTCAAAAGAATACTGAGCTGGTCACTCAAATTGTACCCAGTCCGTTTGGTCTTGAGGTTCATCGGGTTGTTCAGGAATTGATTCAGGACGGTTATGTAGGTGAGTTGCGGGAAGTTGTTGTTCTGGGGTGCAACAACAGTCTCATGGATCCGACGACTCCCCTGCACTGGCGTCAGTCGAAAGAACTCAGCGGTCTCAATATGCTTGCCATGGGGATTCTGCATGAAACACTGGTTCGCTGGGTTCCTGATCCGGTCCGGGTCCTCGCGCAGACGCAGATCTACACGTCAAAGCGGACTGATGCTTCCACTGGTGACTCCGTTGACGTGAGCACTCCGGACAGTGTGCATGTCCTGACGGAACTGCCTGGAGGTGCCCGGGGAATCTATCATCTCAGCGGCGCAATGCATCACGCACCACCCATGCAGATTCGGATCTTTGGCAGTGAGGGAACGCTGCATTGTGTCTGCAACCCGGATGATCAGTTGCTGGGTGCGCGCGCAGGTGACAGTGAGCTTCGGGAAATTTCTGTTCCTGCAGAAAAACAGGGGAGCTGGCGGGTTGAAGAAGAGTTTATCGACGCGATTCGTGGCAATGGGGTAATCGAATTTACTGACTTTGCTACAGG